One genomic region from Streptomyces sp. NBC_00457 encodes:
- a CDS encoding PadR family transcriptional regulator gives MSTRHILLGLLATGPSHGYDLKRRHDERFPQARPLAYGQVYTTLQRLVRDGLAEVDGTDSDGGPERTTYRSTDDGVRELGKWAGEITPPAPFVTNEIFAKVVVAILSGGDPEAYLRAQRAAHMERMRELTAVKTAPGADLATVLSADYALNHLDADLRWMTTTAARLTTLTAEVDAA, from the coding sequence ATGAGCACCCGCCACATCCTCCTGGGACTGCTCGCGACGGGACCGAGCCACGGCTACGACCTCAAGCGACGCCACGACGAACGCTTCCCGCAGGCCCGTCCGCTCGCCTACGGACAGGTCTATACGACCCTCCAGCGCCTGGTCCGCGACGGCCTCGCCGAGGTCGACGGCACCGACTCGGACGGCGGTCCGGAGCGCACGACGTACCGCTCGACGGACGACGGTGTGCGTGAACTCGGCAAGTGGGCGGGCGAGATCACCCCGCCCGCGCCCTTCGTGACGAACGAGATCTTCGCCAAGGTCGTCGTGGCGATCCTGTCCGGCGGCGATCCGGAGGCCTATCTGCGCGCCCAACGCGCCGCGCACATGGAGCGGATGCGTGAGCTCACGGCGGTCAAGACCGCTCCGGGCGCCGATCTCGCGACCGTGCTCTCGGCCGACTACGCCCTCAACCACCTTGATGCCGACCTCCGTTGGATGACCACGACGGCGGCCCGGCTCACCACCCTGACCGCGGAGGTCGACGCAGCATGA
- a CDS encoding FtsX-like permease family protein produces the protein MNADLRLAWLLTRGSNRREWWRAGLMAVGAGLATGFGLAAVAIASIEGQYVVPFGNGLLNQPGERTGVVFALVLLLIPVLGFLGQCARVGAVHRDRRLAALRLAGAAPGQVRRIAALEAGLACLVGSVIAVLASVVVVLGEWAEPPGIVWAGFVLVAVAVPVLGALVSALALRRVITSPLGWVRRVRTTSRPGLALAVVVPTFAVLVLLTALTPYRDNPLIGFAMVPLTVVAAVVLVGVVSVWLSGFTARLTGRYLAARTESPAVLIAAERLRDDPWAAARTHAAVLLVTVVGTGFVGVRQGLLAHLHGMRYPAENMSFYETGLNLTAAAILVALTITLCALAVGTAESLATRRRGLAAQTAAGVPRAVLGRALLLETALPLAPALLLAGFGGLAIGVGYGGIVGDVLAPSSFAALLVPLAVYATCLLAAATSLPLLRRSAHPGELRYT, from the coding sequence ATGAACGCCGATCTGCGGCTGGCCTGGTTGCTGACCCGAGGCTCGAACCGGCGGGAGTGGTGGCGGGCGGGGCTGATGGCGGTGGGGGCGGGGCTGGCCACCGGGTTCGGGCTGGCGGCCGTGGCGATCGCGTCGATCGAGGGGCAGTACGTCGTGCCGTTCGGCAACGGGCTGCTGAATCAGCCCGGCGAGCGGACGGGCGTGGTCTTCGCGCTGGTGCTCCTGCTGATCCCCGTGCTCGGGTTCCTCGGGCAGTGCGCCCGGGTCGGTGCCGTGCACCGCGACCGGCGGCTGGCCGCGCTGCGGCTCGCGGGGGCCGCGCCGGGACAGGTGCGGCGGATCGCCGCGCTGGAGGCCGGGCTGGCCTGTCTCGTGGGGTCGGTGATCGCCGTACTCGCCTCCGTGGTGGTCGTCCTCGGGGAGTGGGCGGAGCCGCCGGGCATCGTCTGGGCCGGGTTCGTGCTGGTCGCCGTCGCCGTGCCGGTGCTGGGTGCGCTGGTGAGCGCGCTGGCGCTGCGCCGGGTGATCACCTCGCCGCTGGGGTGGGTGCGGCGGGTGCGGACGACGAGCCGGCCGGGGCTCGCGCTCGCGGTGGTGGTGCCGACGTTCGCCGTCCTGGTGCTGCTGACGGCCCTCACGCCGTACCGGGACAATCCCCTCATCGGGTTCGCGATGGTTCCGCTGACGGTTGTCGCCGCGGTGGTGCTGGTCGGGGTGGTCTCGGTGTGGCTCTCGGGGTTCACGGCCCGGCTGACCGGCCGGTACCTCGCCGCCCGCACCGAAAGCCCGGCCGTGCTGATCGCGGCGGAGCGGCTGCGCGACGACCCGTGGGCGGCGGCCCGTACGCATGCGGCGGTGCTGCTGGTGACGGTCGTGGGCACGGGCTTCGTGGGCGTCCGGCAGGGGCTGCTCGCCCATCTGCATGGCATGAGGTACCCGGCCGAGAACATGTCCTTCTACGAGACGGGCCTGAACCTCACGGCCGCCGCTATTCTCGTCGCCCTCACGATCACGCTGTGCGCGCTGGCCGTCGGCACCGCCGAGTCACTGGCCACCCGGCGCCGGGGCCTGGCCGCGCAGACCGCCGCCGGGGTGCCGCGGGCGGTGCTCGGCCGGGCGCTGCTTCTGGAGACGGCGCTGCCGCTCGCGCCCGCGCTGCTCCTGGCGGGGTTCGGCGGCCTGGCGATCGGTGTCGGATACGGCGGGATCGTCGGCGACGTGCTCGCCCCGTCCTCGTTCGCGGCCCTGCTGGTCCCGCTCGCGGTGTACGCGACGTGCCTGCTGGCGGCGGCCACCTCGCTGCCCCTGCTGCGCCGCTCGGCGCACCCCGGGGAGCTGCGCTACACGTGA
- the malQ gene encoding 4-alpha-glucanotransferase, translating to MTAPRSAAAPDEDLSRLAELHGVAPSYSPSPDRTVTASAAALTRALAALGVEASSPGAVRAALADRERELSERLLPPTVVCWSSSAPAALAALPAGTRLRIETEQGETRAAAEQLPPGVHRLTATAPDGRTARVHLVVAPPRLPAPPGRSYGLLVQLYSLLSRRSWGMGDLGDLAELAAWAGRALGAGFVQVNPLHAAVPGTPTDPSPYRPSSRRFPDPVHLRVEDIPEFAYVDGRERVRGLLERAARLRESVLEKGELIDRDAVWALKREALELVREVPLGPGRQAAYADFLAEQGEALEDHATWYALAEVHGPDWRGWPAGLRDPRSTETARARGELMDRVDFHCRLAWLTDAQLTAAQRAAREAGMPVGIVHDLAVGVHPEGADAWAQQRYFAAGMSAGAPPDAFNARGQDWGLPPWRPDRLAESGYAPFRMLLKALFRYAGALRIDHVMGLFRLWWVPEGLPPTEGTYVRYDAEAMLAILVLEASRAGAVVIGEDLGTVEPGVREALRERGVLGTSVLWFERDWEGDGRPLPPDRWRADCLATATTHDLPPTAARLTGDHVELRDRLGLLTRPVDEERAEAAADTGEWLTLLAQLGLLQGTSGGLGTSAEEAEVQAVHRYLLRTPARMIGIWLPDGVGDRRPQNLPGTWDQYPNWRLPVADAEGRPMTLEELAGSARLHALVEVVRAAGGRQA from the coding sequence ATGACAGCACCCCGGTCGGCCGCGGCCCCCGACGAGGACCTCTCCCGGCTCGCCGAGCTGCACGGCGTCGCCCCGTCGTACAGCCCGTCGCCCGACCGCACCGTCACCGCGTCGGCCGCCGCGCTCACCCGGGCGCTGGCGGCGCTCGGTGTCGAAGCGAGCAGCCCCGGGGCCGTACGCGCCGCGCTCGCCGACCGGGAGCGGGAGCTGAGCGAACGGCTGCTGCCGCCGACGGTGGTGTGCTGGAGCAGCAGCGCGCCCGCCGCGCTCGCCGCTCTCCCGGCGGGCACCCGGCTGCGGATCGAGACCGAGCAGGGCGAGACCCGCGCCGCCGCCGAGCAACTCCCGCCCGGAGTCCACCGGTTGACCGCGACCGCCCCCGACGGCCGCACCGCCCGCGTCCACCTGGTCGTCGCCCCGCCCCGGCTGCCCGCGCCGCCCGGACGCTCGTACGGCCTCCTAGTCCAGCTCTACTCCCTGCTCTCCCGGCGCTCCTGGGGCATGGGCGACCTCGGTGACCTCGCCGAGCTGGCCGCCTGGGCCGGGCGGGCGCTCGGCGCCGGATTCGTGCAGGTCAACCCGCTGCATGCGGCCGTGCCCGGCACACCCACAGACCCGTCCCCCTACCGGCCCTCCTCACGTCGCTTCCCCGACCCGGTGCATCTGCGGGTCGAGGACATCCCCGAGTTCGCGTACGTGGACGGGCGGGAGCGGGTGCGGGGGCTGCTGGAGCGGGCGGCGCGGCTGCGGGAATCGGTGCTGGAGAAGGGGGAGTTGATCGACCGGGACGCCGTGTGGGCGCTGAAGCGGGAAGCGCTGGAGCTGGTGCGGGAGGTGCCGCTCGGACCGGGGCGGCAGGCCGCGTACGCCGACTTCCTCGCCGAGCAGGGCGAGGCGCTGGAGGACCACGCCACCTGGTACGCGCTGGCCGAGGTGCACGGCCCGGACTGGCGTGGCTGGCCTGCGGGCCTGCGTGACCCCCGCTCGACGGAAACCGCCCGCGCCCGGGGCGAGTTGATGGACCGCGTCGACTTCCACTGCCGGCTCGCCTGGCTCACCGACGCCCAGCTCACCGCCGCGCAACGCGCCGCGCGGGAGGCGGGCATGCCGGTCGGGATCGTGCACGATCTGGCGGTCGGCGTGCACCCGGAGGGCGCGGACGCCTGGGCGCAGCAGCGGTACTTCGCGGCCGGGATGTCGGCCGGCGCACCACCGGACGCCTTCAACGCCCGCGGCCAGGACTGGGGGCTGCCGCCCTGGCGCCCGGACCGGCTCGCCGAGTCGGGCTACGCCCCCTTCCGCATGCTCCTGAAGGCCCTGTTCCGCTACGCCGGCGCCCTGCGCATCGACCACGTCATGGGCCTGTTCCGGCTCTGGTGGGTGCCGGAAGGGCTGCCGCCGACCGAGGGCACCTACGTCCGTTACGACGCCGAGGCCATGCTGGCGATCCTGGTCCTTGAGGCCTCCCGCGCCGGGGCCGTGGTGATCGGCGAGGACCTGGGCACCGTAGAGCCCGGGGTCCGCGAGGCGCTGCGTGAGCGCGGGGTGCTCGGCACGTCGGTCCTGTGGTTCGAACGGGACTGGGAGGGCGACGGCCGCCCCCTGCCCCCCGACCGCTGGCGTGCCGACTGCCTCGCCACCGCCACCACCCACGACCTGCCCCCGACCGCCGCCCGCCTCACCGGCGACCACGTCGAACTCCGCGACCGCCTCGGCCTGTTGACGCGCCCCGTCGACGAGGAGCGGGCGGAGGCCGCCGCCGACACGGGGGAGTGGCTGACACTGCTCGCCCAGCTGGGTCTCCTGCAGGGGACCAGCGGAGGCCTCGGCACGTCCGCCGAGGAGGCCGAGGTCCAGGCCGTCCACCGCTATCTGCTCCGCACCCCGGCCCGCATGATCGGCATCTGGCTGCCGGACGGGGTCGGCGACCGCCGTCCGCAGAACCTGCCGGGTACGTGGGACCAGTACCCGAACTGGCGGCTTCCGGTCGCGGACGCGGAGGGCAGGCCGATGACACTGGAGGAGCTGGCGGGGTCGGCGCGGCTGCATGCGCTGGTGGAGGTGGTGCGGGCGGCTGGTGGGCGGCAGGCGTGA
- a CDS encoding ABC transporter ATP-binding protein, giving the protein MSNPVPLLAAHDLAKAHGSTPALRGASVALQAGEILAVTGASGSGKSTLLHCLAGLVRPDEGVVTYDGQRLDTLSEKRLSELRRTDFGVVFQFGQLIPELTALDNVALPLMLAGTARKDAQERAGEWLERFGVRGQEGLRPGEMSGGQAQRAALARALVTGPKVVFADEPTGALDSLASEQVMTALTHTARESGTAVLLITHDAQTAAYADREVRLSDGTVSPLEVTA; this is encoded by the coding sequence ATGAGCAACCCAGTGCCGCTCTTGGCGGCCCATGATCTGGCGAAGGCGCACGGCAGCACGCCGGCCCTGCGCGGCGCCTCGGTCGCGTTGCAGGCCGGCGAGATCCTCGCCGTGACCGGCGCCAGCGGCAGCGGGAAGTCGACGTTGTTGCACTGTCTGGCGGGGCTGGTCCGCCCGGACGAGGGCGTGGTGACGTACGACGGACAGCGGCTGGACACGCTCTCCGAGAAGCGGCTGAGCGAGCTGCGCCGTACCGACTTCGGCGTGGTCTTCCAGTTCGGGCAGCTCATCCCGGAGCTGACCGCGCTCGACAATGTCGCCCTGCCGCTGATGCTGGCCGGGACCGCCCGCAAGGACGCCCAGGAGCGGGCCGGCGAGTGGCTGGAGCGGTTCGGGGTGCGGGGGCAGGAGGGACTTCGGCCCGGCGAGATGAGCGGTGGGCAGGCCCAGCGGGCGGCGCTCGCCCGGGCCCTGGTCACCGGCCCGAAGGTGGTCTTCGCCGATGAGCCGACCGGCGCGCTGGACTCCCTCGCGAGCGAGCAGGTGATGACGGCCCTGACCCACACGGCCCGCGAGTCCGGCACGGCCGTCCTGCTGATCACCCACGACGCTCAGACAGCGGCGTACGCGGACCGCGAGGTACGGCTGAGCGACGGCACCGTGAGCCCGCTGGAGGTGACGGCATGA
- a CDS encoding TetR/AcrR family transcriptional regulator, with product MTDSKPPAPAPPRRSDATRTAILAAARERFATDGYERATIRAIAKDANIDPSMVMRYFGNKEGLFAAAVSVDLRLPEFAALPRQIIGETLVTHFLTMWEENEELTALLRVGATNQAGAERMQGIFRDQVMPVARYACPDPEQIPARAGLVATQMLGLALTRYVLKFPPAVALSRQEIVAWLGPTVQRYLTAPSP from the coding sequence ATGACCGACAGCAAGCCCCCCGCCCCCGCCCCGCCCCGCCGCTCCGACGCCACCCGCACCGCGATCCTCGCCGCCGCCCGCGAGCGCTTCGCGACCGACGGATACGAGCGGGCCACCATCCGCGCCATCGCCAAGGACGCGAACATCGATCCGTCGATGGTGATGCGCTACTTCGGCAACAAAGAAGGCCTGTTCGCGGCGGCGGTCTCCGTCGATCTACGGTTGCCGGAGTTCGCCGCGCTGCCCCGGCAGATCATCGGCGAGACCCTCGTGACGCACTTCCTCACGATGTGGGAGGAGAACGAGGAACTCACGGCCCTGCTGCGGGTCGGCGCCACCAATCAGGCGGGCGCCGAGCGGATGCAGGGCATCTTCCGGGACCAGGTCATGCCGGTCGCCCGGTACGCCTGTCCCGACCCCGAGCAGATCCCGGCGCGGGCGGGGCTGGTGGCGACGCAGATGCTCGGGCTGGCGCTGACCCGCTACGTCCTGAAGTTCCCGCCGGCCGTGGCGCTCAGCCGGCAGGAGATCGTGGCGTGGCTGGGGCCGACGGTGCAGAGGTATCTGACGGCCCCGAGTCCATGA